The proteins below are encoded in one region of Bacteroides uniformis:
- a CDS encoding RnfABCDGE type electron transport complex subunit G → MKKLESSLKNMLLVLTGVTAISVALLAYVNELTKEPIAQANAKTLSDAVSAVVPGFDNDPIAEKKMQEVNGVQYSVYPATKGGEYIGAAVEAVAMGFGGELKVLVGFDAEGKIIDYSLLSHVETPGLGSKAADWFKKGNKGDITGMNPGEAALTVSKDGGKVDAITASTITSRAFLNAVNAAYAAYAGQETADGTTGATQKNVEQPADSAAPEAVDTLSAK, encoded by the coding sequence ATGAAAAAGTTAGAATCATCCTTGAAGAATATGTTGCTGGTACTTACGGGCGTTACCGCAATCTCCGTAGCGTTGCTGGCTTATGTAAACGAATTGACGAAGGAGCCCATTGCGCAGGCCAATGCAAAGACCTTGAGCGATGCCGTAAGTGCGGTGGTTCCGGGCTTCGACAATGACCCCATTGCCGAGAAGAAGATGCAGGAAGTAAACGGAGTACAGTATTCTGTATATCCTGCCACCAAAGGTGGAGAATATATCGGAGCTGCTGTGGAAGCTGTTGCCATGGGTTTTGGCGGTGAGCTGAAAGTGTTGGTCGGTTTCGATGCTGAAGGCAAAATCATCGACTACTCCTTGTTGTCGCATGTGGAAACTCCGGGGTTGGGTTCCAAGGCTGCCGACTGGTTCAAGAAAGGCAATAAAGGTGACATCACCGGCATGAATCCGGGTGAAGCTGCATTGACAGTGAGCAAGGACGGTGGTAAAGTAGATGCCATTACAGCGTCTACCATCACCTCACGTGCTTTTTTGAATGCAGTGAATGCGGCTTATGCTGCCTATGCCGGTCAGGAAACTGCCGACGGCACTACCGGCGCTACTCAAAAGAATGTTGAACAACCTGCTGATTCCGCAGCTCCCGAAGCTGTGGATACACTCAGCGCTAAATAA
- the rsxE gene encoding electron transport complex subunit RsxE, with translation MNNFKVMMNGIIKENPTFVLLLGMCPTLGTTSSAINGMGMGLATMFVLICSNVVISAIKNLIPDMVRIPSFIVVIASFVTLLQMIMQAYVPALYATLGLFIPLIVVNCIVLGRAEAFAAKNNPVASLFDGLGMGLGFTIALTLLGAVREFLGTGKIFNLSILPEEYGMLVFVLAPGAFIALGYLIALINSMKKN, from the coding sequence ATGAATAATTTTAAAGTTATGATGAACGGGATTATCAAAGAGAATCCTACGTTTGTACTCCTGCTGGGTATGTGTCCTACACTGGGTACCACTTCCTCTGCCATTAACGGTATGGGTATGGGACTGGCTACAATGTTCGTGCTGATATGTTCCAATGTGGTGATTTCTGCCATCAAGAATCTGATTCCCGATATGGTGCGTATCCCTTCATTCATTGTAGTCATAGCATCATTTGTGACACTGTTGCAGATGATAATGCAAGCTTACGTTCCTGCATTGTACGCCACACTGGGCCTGTTCATTCCGCTGATTGTTGTAAACTGTATCGTATTGGGACGTGCCGAGGCATTTGCTGCCAAAAACAATCCGGTGGCTTCCTTGTTCGACGGTCTGGGCATGGGCTTGGGCTTTACCATTGCACTGACATTACTGGGTGCCGTGCGTGAGTTCCTGGGAACCGGCAAGATATTCAACTTGAGTATCCTTCCCGAAGAATACGGCATGTTGGTATTTGTCCTTGCTCCGGGTGCATTCATTGCATTGGGCTATCTCATTGCTTTAATCAACAGTATGAAGAAGAATTAA
- the rsxA gene encoding electron transport complex subunit RsxA translates to MEYILIFISAIFVNNIVLSQFLGICPFLGVSKKVETALGMSAAVAFVLTIATIVTFLIQKYVLDAFDLGYLQTITFILVIAALVQMVEIILKKVSPSLYQALGVFLPLITTNCCILGVAILVIQKDYDLLTGVVYAFSTALGFGLALTLFAGLREQMSLVSVPKGMQGTPIALITAGLLAMAFMGFSGVVKI, encoded by the coding sequence ATGGAATATATATTGATATTTATCTCGGCAATCTTTGTAAACAACATCGTATTGTCGCAATTCTTGGGAATTTGCCCGTTCTTGGGAGTTTCCAAGAAAGTGGAGACTGCATTGGGCATGTCGGCAGCGGTGGCATTCGTGCTCACCATCGCCACTATCGTGACATTCCTTATTCAGAAGTATGTGCTCGACGCTTTTGATTTGGGCTATTTGCAGACTATTACCTTTATCCTGGTGATTGCCGCATTGGTGCAGATGGTAGAGATTATCCTGAAGAAAGTTTCTCCTTCTCTGTATCAGGCCTTGGGCGTGTTCCTGCCGTTGATTACTACCAACTGCTGTATTCTCGGTGTGGCTATCCTTGTTATCCAAAAAGATTATGATTTGCTGACGGGAGTGGTTTATGCATTCTCCACGGCACTTGGTTTCGGCTTGGCACTGACACTGTTTGCAGGCCTGCGCGAGCAAATGAGCCTGGTTAGTGTACCGAAAGGTATGCAGGGTACTCCGATAGCTTTGATTACTGCCGGACTGCTGGCAATGGCATTCATGGGCTTTTCGGGGGTTGTGAAGATTTAA
- the galE gene encoding UDP-glucose 4-epimerase GalE, translating to MKGKILVTGGTGYIGSHTVVELQNAGYEVVIIDNLSNSSADVVDNIEKVSGIRPAFEELDCLDYAGLDAVFTKYKGIKAIIHFAASKAVGESVQKPLLYYRNNLVSLINLLELMPKHGVEGIVFSSSCTVYGQPDELPVTEKAPIKKAESPYGNTKQINEEIVRDTVASGAPINAILLRYFNPIGAHPTALLGELPNGVPQNLIPYLTQTAIGIREKLSVFGDDYDTPDGSCIRDFINVVDLAKAHVVAIHRILENKQKEKVEVFNIGTGRGLSVLELINAFEKATGVKLNYQIVGRRAGDIEKVWANPELANNELGWKAETSIEDTLLSAWKWQLKLRERGIQ from the coding sequence ATGAAAGGGAAAATCTTAGTTACGGGTGGAACCGGTTATATTGGTTCTCACACGGTGGTGGAACTTCAAAACGCAGGTTATGAAGTTGTTATTATTGATAATTTGTCAAACTCCAGCGCAGATGTTGTAGATAACATAGAGAAGGTATCGGGCATCCGCCCTGCATTCGAGGAATTGGATTGCTTGGATTATGCCGGTCTTGACGCTGTGTTTACCAAATATAAAGGCATTAAAGCCATCATTCACTTTGCGGCCAGCAAGGCTGTGGGTGAATCTGTCCAGAAACCATTGCTTTACTATCGTAATAACCTGGTTTCACTGATAAACCTGCTGGAATTGATGCCGAAGCATGGAGTGGAAGGTATCGTATTCTCTTCTTCCTGCACAGTTTACGGCCAGCCGGACGAACTTCCGGTAACGGAAAAGGCACCTATTAAGAAAGCTGAGTCTCCGTATGGAAACACGAAGCAAATCAATGAAGAGATTGTACGTGATACGGTTGCTTCCGGTGCTCCGATAAACGCCATCTTGTTGCGTTACTTCAACCCGATAGGTGCACACCCCACAGCATTGTTGGGAGAGTTGCCTAACGGTGTACCGCAGAACTTGATTCCTTATCTTACCCAGACCGCTATCGGCATCCGTGAGAAACTGAGCGTGTTTGGTGACGATTATGATACTCCCGACGGTTCTTGTATCCGCGACTTCATCAATGTAGTCGATTTGGCCAAAGCACACGTAGTGGCTATCCACCGTATCTTGGAGAACAAGCAGAAGGAAAAAGTGGAAGTATTCAATATCGGTACAGGTCGTGGACTTTCCGTATTGGAACTGATTAATGCTTTCGAAAAGGCTACCGGTGTAAAACTGAACTATCAGATAGTAGGTCGGCGTGCCGGTGATATTGAGAAGGTATGGGCAAACCCGGAATTGGCAAACAATGAACTGGGTTGGAAGGCAGAAACAAGTATTGAAGATACTTTACTTTCTGCATGGAAATGGCAGTTGAAGCTTCGTGAAAGAGGTATTCAATGA